The nucleotide window ATCTGTTAGGAAATATGGGGcaggatgctgtgtgtgtgttatcaggtTTGTGTTTGATTCAGAATTGTGGAATTGACTCCCATTCAACTCAGGAGTTGGAATTAGAATTGCATTGGCCACACCCCACAGGACATAGAATTTGAGTTTAAGTGACAGGACATAGAATTGAATTCAGTGCAATTCAATGAAATTCCACTCAGTTATCCAACATGAgagtttcattgaatctgacaggttACACTTCAAGATACCAAATAATATATCACTTTACTCCAGAAACAATGTTCAAATATTATTTTAACCTCAGTGCTTAGAATAGCTAATTCTATTTCCACCATTCATTTCATTGGTTTGGCTTCTTTTTGAAGGCTTTAGGGTCAACTTGAGGGCTGACCTAATGCATTCTGGGAAATGTAGTCTTTCCCCCATATTGAACAAAATTTAAGTGATTCATGAAATATAATAACTTAGAATATTCACATATTTCAATACAATAGGCTTACACCTAATGTAGAATAGACGAAGGCATTTGAATTTCACTGAGTTCAATTATATTTCCTTTAATTCAAATTGCAATTTTGTATCCTGTTTACGGCTTCGATTCAAATTCAAGAATGTAATTGGAATTTATGAGGCATTCTCAATCCAATTCTGAATTGAGCACAACCCTTTGAGCTATGCAGACTTCTGCGTACTCTGCAGGAGGGGGTATGAGTCATAGATGACAGAGcgtctcccccccctctctctctctctctctgtgtgtgttgggatTGCTTCTGTGAAGACAACAGGGATTAATCTCATCCACCCACCCTATGCTCTGTGGTTGGCTCTTTGGCTGGAAAGGGAAGACCTCCACCTAGTGGCACAACATGGTATCCATTGACATGATAcatgctctctgtctctttctttctcacagGATGGGAGTCTGTGGTCCTCAGATGGCCCAGGGCACGCCAGTGGAATGAGCGAGGTAAAGTGGATTATGGGTGGGAGTGGGCAAACTACTGCCCGTTCAATTTGTCCCACAGGAGTTTTACTTTTGGGGGGGCAATGATTATAATGGGCAATAAAAACATTCCAAGCCACTCCTGAACGTCTAAAACTAGATAGTAAGAATGTAGAAATGGTAATGGGCCTATATATTTATAAATAACTGCACATTTTCTGACAGCAAATTGATTTTGACTAACAAATCGTGACCAAAGAAATCTTTGCCACCCTCCGTTCAACTACAAAATCCCGATGTGGCCCTCGAGCCAAAACATTTGCCCACCCCTGCTTTAGGTCTATAGGGGTCATCCCTAAACACAGGGACCTTGTCTGGGCCttattccctttaaagtgcactacttttgaccagggccccaaaagtagtgcactgtatagggaatagggtgccatttggcccGTAACCCTAGACTTGAAGAACCTACCCAGGAACCTGGGAACACTACTTGTGTTTGTCCGGAAATTAATTATGGATTTGTCCTTGGATATTAGAGCAGATGGGCTATGAGAGTTTATTGATGTTCATAGCATAGCAATGACAACAATGGTGCTGTATCAATATACCCTCACACTAAGTCACTGTGGATAAAAGAGGGTTCTGAACAAGGAGATGACATTGGAAATACCTTGTTAAACTTTTTTTGTGTTGTCCTCACGAAGATGAATGACCAAATATAAATGTGTGTGCTACTTTTCCTGTCCTCCTCCCTTACAGCAGCAGGTGTACACCACGCGTCCCCCGGACCGCGTCCCCTCCTATCTGCAGAGGGAGCGTCTGGCCCGCTTCCAGCCCACCTACCCCTACCTGCCCCACCCCATCATTGACCTGCCGCCCACCATCTCGCTGTCGGACGGCGAAGAGCCTCCGCCCTACCAGGGCCCCTGCACTCTGCAGCTCCGCGACCCTGAGCAGCAGATGGAGCTTAACAGGGAGTCGGTGCGCGCGCCCCCCAACCGCACAGTCTATGACAGCCACCTCCTCGACACCTCCCTGTGCCCACCGCCCAGCCTCAACCCCGGGGTCAGCACTACCACGGTAGCCACGGCTGCCCAGGCCTACTCCAGCCGAGTGGAAGGGGCACCACCAACTTATAGCGAGGTGATAGGGCACTACTACCACCCCTCTTCACTACCCAGGCACCACCACCAGACTTCCAGTGGCGGCAGGGGCACGGGGCGTGGAGTCGGGTTAGGAGGCCCGGGTACCTCGTCGCCGTCCTTGCTACTCCACGGGATTCTCAAGCAGGCCCACCTGGGCAGCCTGGAGAGCAGGAATGTGAGCAACAAAAAGGAGAAGCAGACGCCTGAACAGGTGTGACGACAGTGTTGGTCTCGGGCGTTGTTTCCGAGGCTGCTTTCTCCTTCTCGGCGCACTTTAGCTGAACTGTTGGTGGCAAGCAGGGTTGGAGAGGGCGACATGCAGTGGCAGGGGGGGGCAGGCGCACAAA belongs to Salvelinus namaycush isolate Seneca chromosome 20, SaNama_1.0, whole genome shotgun sequence and includes:
- the LOC120064993 gene encoding protein TMEPAI-like isoform X1 produces the protein MFNFMGLINGTAAIQTNVSCTCNCKRSTSFQSMEITQLEFVQILVIVVVMMVMVVVITCLLNHYRLSERSFMSRDSQARRRHLPLPSDGSLWSSDGPGHASGMSEQQVYTTRPPDRVPSYLQRERLARFQPTYPYLPHPIIDLPPTISLSDGEEPPPYQGPCTLQLRDPEQQMELNRESVRAPPNRTVYDSHLLDTSLCPPPSLNPGVSTTTVATAAQAYSSRVEGAPPTYSEVIGHYYHPSSLPRHHHQTSSGGRGTGRGVGLGGPGTSSPSLLLHGILKQAHLGSLESRNVSNKKEKQTPEQV
- the LOC120064993 gene encoding protein TMEPAI-like isoform X3; translation: MQPVSGGPHHHYNCVQTPCRAQLEFVQILVIVVVMMVMVVVITCLLNHYRLSERSFMSRDSQARRRHLPLPSDGSLWSSDGPGHASGMSEQQVYTTRPPDRVPSYLQRERLARFQPTYPYLPHPIIDLPPTISLSDGEEPPPYQGPCTLQLRDPEQQMELNRESVRAPPNRTVYDSHLLDTSLCPPPSLNPGVSTTTVATAAQAYSSRVEGAPPTYSEVIGHYYHPSSLPRHHHQTSSGGRGTGRGVGLGGPGTSSPSLLLHGILKQAHLGSLESRNVSNKKEKQTPEQV
- the LOC120064993 gene encoding protein TMEPAI-like isoform X2, translating into MFNFMGLINGTAAIQTNVSCTCNCKRSTSFQSMEITQLEFVQILVIVVVMMVMVVVITCLLNHYRLSERSFMSRDSQARRRHLPLPSDGSLWSSDGPGHASGMSEQVYTTRPPDRVPSYLQRERLARFQPTYPYLPHPIIDLPPTISLSDGEEPPPYQGPCTLQLRDPEQQMELNRESVRAPPNRTVYDSHLLDTSLCPPPSLNPGVSTTTVATAAQAYSSRVEGAPPTYSEVIGHYYHPSSLPRHHHQTSSGGRGTGRGVGLGGPGTSSPSLLLHGILKQAHLGSLESRNVSNKKEKQTPEQV